In Plasmodium yoelii strain 17X genome assembly, chromosome: 6, one DNA window encodes the following:
- a CDS encoding mitochondrial ribosomal protein S8 precursor, putative, with protein MQRACEMVVSLLRTDAMTQKCPFHVLNVQILELLQKEGLIRGFAIKGTKIDILLKHYKGAPVIRNIRVVSKPSRDIWLTPHELKFRTRFNTGLWIMQTSCGVISHRDCIRMGIGGKMLFAVNNGYQHFC; from the exons atgcaGAGAGCATGTGAAATGGTAGTATCTTTATTACGAACAGATGCTATGACTCAAAAATGTCCATTTCATGTATTAAATGTTCAAATTCTTGAATTACTACAAAAGGAAGGTCTCATTAGAGGGTTTGCAATTAAGGGAACAAAAATAGATATACTACTAAAACATTACAAGGGCGCACCG GTCATAAGGAATATTCGAGTTGTATCAAAACCAAGTAGAGATATATGGCTAACACCTCATGAGCTCAAATTTCGTACACGATTCAATACAGGATTATGGATAATGCAAACTAGTTGTGGTGTAATAAGTCACAGAGATTGTATACGAATGGGAATTGGGGGTAAAATGCTATTTGCAGTTAATAATGGATACCAGCATTTTTGTTAA